One genomic window of Polyangium aurulentum includes the following:
- a CDS encoding sigma-54-dependent transcriptional regulator, producing MKILLADDQPDVLEALRLLVKAEGFTPALARSPAAVLAAVEAGDFDVVLLDLNYTRDTTSGREGLDLLPRLLELDPTLPVVVMTAWGSVEGAVEAMRRGARDYVQKPWDNARLLATLRTQVELGGALRRMRRLERENASLRGELPALVAGSRAMAPVMRLVERIGPSDANVLVTGEHGTGKEVVARFLHALSRRAGGPFVAVNAGGLAEGVFESELFGHVKGAFTDARDDRIGCFELANGGTLFLDEIGNMPLVQQAKLLRVLQTGEISPVGSSKVRKVDARILSATNVDIAAEVQGGRFREDLLYRLNTVEIHLPPLRDRREDIPALAAYFLASYAKRYRIDNALFDPSAIEALLAHPFPGNVRELEHAVERALLLAPNGVIRAEDIALRRPSQPASRLEEMTLEEAEGHLIARALARTGGNVSDAARALGLSRSALYRRMQHFGLKGSG from the coding sequence ATGAAGATCCTGCTCGCAGACGATCAGCCCGACGTGCTCGAGGCGCTGCGCCTGCTCGTGAAGGCCGAGGGCTTCACCCCCGCCCTCGCGCGCTCGCCCGCGGCCGTGCTCGCGGCCGTGGAGGCCGGCGACTTCGACGTCGTGCTCCTCGACCTCAACTACACGCGCGACACCACCTCCGGCCGCGAGGGCCTCGACCTGCTCCCCCGCCTGCTCGAGCTGGATCCGACGCTGCCCGTCGTGGTCATGACCGCCTGGGGCAGCGTCGAGGGCGCCGTCGAGGCCATGCGCCGCGGCGCGCGCGATTACGTGCAGAAGCCCTGGGACAACGCCCGCCTGCTCGCCACCTTGCGCACGCAGGTCGAGCTCGGCGGGGCGCTCCGGCGCATGCGGCGGCTCGAGCGCGAGAACGCGTCCCTGCGCGGCGAGCTGCCCGCGCTCGTCGCCGGCTCGCGCGCGATGGCCCCCGTGATGCGCCTCGTCGAGCGCATCGGCCCCTCGGACGCCAACGTCCTCGTCACCGGCGAGCACGGCACGGGCAAGGAGGTCGTCGCGCGCTTCCTCCACGCCCTGTCGCGGCGCGCGGGGGGGCCCTTCGTGGCCGTCAACGCCGGAGGCCTCGCCGAGGGCGTGTTCGAGAGCGAGCTGTTCGGGCACGTGAAGGGCGCCTTCACCGACGCGCGCGACGATCGCATCGGCTGCTTCGAGCTCGCCAACGGCGGCACGCTCTTCCTCGACGAGATCGGCAACATGCCCCTCGTGCAGCAGGCCAAGCTCCTGCGCGTCTTGCAGACCGGCGAGATCAGCCCCGTGGGCTCGTCGAAGGTCCGCAAGGTCGACGCGCGCATCCTGTCGGCGACGAACGTCGACATCGCCGCCGAGGTGCAAGGCGGCCGCTTCCGCGAGGATCTGCTCTACCGCCTCAACACCGTCGAGATCCACCTGCCGCCCTTGCGCGACCGGCGCGAGGACATCCCGGCGCTCGCGGCGTACTTCCTCGCGTCCTACGCCAAGCGCTACCGTATCGACAACGCGCTCTTCGATCCGAGCGCCATCGAGGCCCTGCTCGCGCACCCCTTCCCGGGCAACGTGCGCGAGCTGGAGCATGCCGTGGAGCGCGCCCTGCTCCTCGCCCCGAACGGCGTCATCCGGGCCGAGGACATCGCGCTGCGCCGCCCCTCGCAGCCCGCGAGCCGGCTCGAGGAGATGACGCTCGAGGAGGCGGAAGGTCACCTCATCGCGCGGGCCCTCGCGCGCACGGGGGGCAACGTCTCCGACGCGGCGCGCGCCCTCGGGCTGAGCCGCAGCGCGCTCTACCGGCGCATGCAGCACTTCGGCCTCAAGGGCTCCGGATGA
- a CDS encoding sensor histidine kinase gives MKDERPRLPFDRAVLLLTLLSGGPALLVALVLLWRSDAGAAARWTLSTLMVLVWAGLAFEVQGRVVRPLQTLANVLEALRAGDTTMRARGARPGDALGEVLLEANALGDAMREKTLGALEAGALLRAVMEQIDVAIFTFDDGGSLRLVNPAGERLLGRPVERLLGRRAEALGIDSWLSAPVPCRLEDPFPGSGGPFELRRTTFRQGGLPHHLVVLTDLRRALREEERKAWQRLIRVLSHEINNSLAPIQSIAEGQRKLLDRDPRPADWEDDLRDGLAVIARRSEALGRFMAAYARLARLPPPSPGKVDVRAWVLRVAALEKRLDVRVDEGPAMVVPGDEDQLEQLLINLVRNAADAALSVGGGVRVRWRAAGARVEIAVEDEGPGLPASGNLFVPFFTTKPQGSGIGLILSRQIAEAHGGLLRLENRTDTRGCAALLALPTGEGPPALQDPRPR, from the coding sequence ATGAAGGACGAGCGGCCGCGCCTTCCCTTCGACCGCGCGGTCCTCTTGCTGACCCTCCTGTCCGGCGGGCCCGCGCTCCTCGTGGCCCTCGTCCTGCTCTGGCGAAGCGACGCGGGCGCGGCGGCCCGGTGGACGCTGTCGACGCTCATGGTCCTCGTCTGGGCCGGCCTCGCCTTCGAGGTGCAGGGGCGCGTGGTGCGCCCGCTCCAGACCCTCGCCAACGTGCTCGAAGCGCTGCGCGCCGGCGACACCACCATGCGCGCCCGGGGCGCTCGTCCGGGCGACGCGCTCGGCGAGGTGCTGCTCGAGGCCAACGCCCTCGGCGACGCCATGCGCGAAAAGACGCTCGGCGCCCTCGAAGCCGGCGCGCTCCTTCGCGCGGTGATGGAGCAGATCGACGTCGCGATCTTCACCTTCGACGACGGCGGCAGCCTGCGCCTCGTGAACCCCGCCGGAGAGCGGCTCCTCGGCCGTCCCGTCGAGCGGCTGCTCGGTCGCCGCGCGGAGGCGCTGGGCATCGACTCCTGGCTCTCGGCCCCCGTGCCCTGCCGCCTCGAAGATCCCTTCCCGGGCAGCGGCGGCCCCTTCGAGCTGCGGCGCACGACCTTCCGCCAGGGCGGGCTCCCGCATCACCTCGTGGTGCTCACCGATCTGCGCCGCGCGCTTCGCGAGGAGGAGCGCAAGGCCTGGCAGCGGCTCATCCGCGTGCTCAGCCACGAGATCAACAACTCCCTCGCCCCCATCCAGTCCATCGCCGAGGGCCAGCGCAAGCTCCTCGACCGCGATCCGCGCCCCGCCGACTGGGAGGACGATCTGCGCGACGGGCTCGCCGTGATCGCGCGCCGCTCCGAGGCCCTCGGGCGCTTCATGGCCGCCTACGCGCGCCTCGCCCGCTTGCCGCCTCCCTCGCCCGGCAAGGTCGACGTGCGGGCCTGGGTGCTGCGCGTGGCGGCCCTGGAAAAGCGGCTCGACGTGCGCGTCGACGAGGGCCCGGCGATGGTGGTCCCGGGGGACGAGGATCAGCTCGAGCAGCTCCTCATCAACCTCGTGCGCAACGCCGCCGATGCCGCGCTCTCCGTCGGCGGCGGGGTGCGCGTGCGCTGGAGGGCGGCGGGGGCGCGCGTGGAGATCGCGGTCGAGGACGAGGGGCCGGGCCTGCCCGCGTCGGGCAACCTGTTCGTCCCGTTCTTCACGACCAAGCCCCAGGGCTCGGGCATCGGGCTGATCCTGAGCCGCCAGATCGCCGAGGCGCACGGGGGGCTGCTCCGGCTCGAAAACCGCACGGATACGCGGGGATGCGCGGCCCTCCTCGCCCTGCCGACGGGCGAAGGGCCCCCGGCCTTGCAGGATCCGCGGCCGCGCTGA
- a CDS encoding serine/threonine-protein kinase, producing MLPEDIQTAISTLSRLLAARPELEDAVAAQFRAGGSSEADRRALPQDARAAAGLLRRELPNLSRWAEEVAATAALFGEPAGEVLLSFCAASAFRHDARLSPLLSALADILGHERIADAARARVVEGPLGDALSCVPLLGSGAELSFPVNAEARARLEILIWEAGASALEVPDLGAWLWSSPETFELMILDPAHGSLRGRVLAARCLEVSVRGMPKRTDPELVGRTLQVLQPLLLHPEPLVWVHAARALGRLTGVLEQLEGTLLDWVFGQSVVLRQRAMTAFASLPAERLAFLSSQLVAIIESREVDAWVLAALAAATPYLYFERKPLWDRLAKRVLAGDGGAVAARSLARGLAALFRRGSDDPEIESTLRALREKARYARSASIDESRRWIEVIAVTDVIDRAERDPLDLELGLDNLVRLAAQYDDEEADARAARFASALAPTFLEARRIALGSERLRQRAAALNAIEGAARSFALRLWRPLLATRPAGVPVDEPELEDAWETLAKSPAEILDLVAERRRAERTDAHDDLALEVVAIRLGGYALDACGEDGELGPGRGPTAHDTCLWLRKLAGLEGGREMPLALQNALSALLWRLVDTTRGTALGEVDDARWLGPFAAWWALVIDRPAVLLQLATALPMMAKGALQHCCEQAEVLRTAISSAESDPGWAFVAQEALVALHAEDTELSRALLHLAATLEDFGETSGPKPDLEVLCIRLVLAGDRLQAALADPVKALHGGGEDAFDALPPRTTQNAPRVAALVARAIRARELSMLDVWFASLGPVASALLEGAVRGAIRRTPPPPPAPRKKEPKLIEGYELIKPLGEGGIGSVWLVRKPGADRLFVLKIPKADALASANDDERAGILASFVEEANALAGLYHPNVANIIDRGVSGGAPFLVLEYLIGADLKQYAAARLMTLFELRQVVLEACAGLAALHGAGLVHRDIKPANLWLRLPLAGGERFDPQKHRDPGRVHPLATVVIDFGMVRAIRVPPEVGGRFVAGTPGYIAPEQVLDPVELDPRADVYSLAATIYNVTTGRSFFDELSGRERILAHMRLDPFDDPERLRTFPAAVAKLLRAATTRDPAERPSPMEFGREFAAAL from the coding sequence ATGCTCCCCGAAGACATTCAGACCGCGATCTCGACCCTGTCGCGGCTCCTCGCGGCGCGCCCCGAGCTCGAGGACGCGGTGGCCGCGCAGTTCCGCGCGGGCGGCTCGAGCGAGGCCGATCGCCGCGCCCTGCCGCAAGACGCGCGCGCCGCCGCGGGCCTCTTGCGACGCGAGCTGCCGAACCTGTCGCGCTGGGCCGAGGAGGTCGCCGCCACGGCCGCCCTCTTCGGCGAGCCCGCCGGCGAGGTCCTGCTCTCGTTCTGCGCCGCGAGCGCCTTCCGCCACGACGCGCGCCTCTCCCCGCTCCTCTCGGCCCTCGCCGACATCCTCGGCCACGAGCGGATCGCCGACGCGGCGCGCGCGCGGGTCGTCGAGGGGCCGCTCGGCGACGCCCTCTCCTGCGTCCCGCTCCTCGGCAGCGGCGCCGAGCTTTCGTTTCCGGTGAACGCCGAGGCGCGCGCGCGGCTCGAGATCTTGATCTGGGAGGCCGGGGCGAGCGCCCTCGAGGTGCCCGATCTCGGCGCGTGGCTCTGGAGCTCGCCCGAGACCTTCGAGCTGATGATCCTCGACCCCGCCCACGGCTCGCTGCGCGGCCGCGTCCTCGCCGCCCGCTGCCTCGAGGTCAGCGTCCGCGGCATGCCGAAGAGGACCGACCCCGAGCTGGTCGGCCGCACGCTCCAGGTGCTCCAGCCGCTGCTCTTGCACCCCGAGCCGCTCGTCTGGGTCCACGCCGCCCGCGCCCTCGGGCGCCTGACGGGCGTCCTCGAGCAGCTCGAGGGCACGCTGCTCGACTGGGTCTTCGGCCAGTCGGTTGTCCTTCGCCAGCGCGCGATGACGGCCTTCGCCTCGCTGCCGGCCGAGCGGCTCGCGTTCCTGTCGAGCCAGCTCGTCGCCATCATCGAGTCGCGCGAGGTCGACGCCTGGGTCCTCGCCGCGCTCGCCGCCGCCACCCCGTACCTGTACTTCGAGCGCAAGCCGCTCTGGGATCGCCTCGCCAAGCGGGTGCTCGCGGGGGACGGGGGCGCCGTCGCGGCCCGCTCCCTCGCGCGCGGGCTCGCGGCGCTCTTCCGCCGAGGCTCCGACGATCCCGAGATCGAGAGCACGCTCCGGGCGCTGCGCGAGAAGGCCCGGTATGCGCGCAGCGCCTCGATCGACGAGTCGCGCCGCTGGATCGAGGTCATCGCGGTGACGGACGTCATCGACCGGGCCGAGCGCGATCCGCTCGACCTCGAGCTCGGGCTCGACAACCTCGTGCGGCTCGCCGCGCAGTACGACGACGAGGAGGCCGACGCCCGCGCCGCCCGCTTCGCCTCCGCGCTCGCGCCGACCTTCCTCGAGGCGCGCCGGATCGCGCTCGGATCGGAGCGGCTACGCCAGCGGGCGGCCGCGCTCAACGCCATCGAGGGCGCCGCTCGCTCGTTCGCGCTCCGCCTCTGGCGCCCGCTTTTGGCCACGCGGCCGGCGGGGGTGCCCGTCGACGAGCCGGAGCTGGAGGACGCGTGGGAGACCCTCGCCAAGTCGCCCGCGGAGATCCTCGACCTCGTGGCGGAGCGGCGGCGGGCGGAGAGGACCGACGCGCACGACGATCTCGCGCTCGAGGTGGTCGCGATCCGGCTCGGGGGCTACGCGCTCGACGCCTGCGGCGAGGACGGCGAGCTGGGGCCTGGCCGCGGTCCGACCGCGCACGACACCTGCCTGTGGCTGCGCAAGCTCGCCGGGCTCGAAGGCGGGCGCGAGATGCCCCTCGCCCTGCAAAACGCCCTGAGCGCCCTTCTCTGGCGGCTGGTGGACACGACGCGCGGCACGGCGCTCGGCGAGGTCGACGACGCGCGCTGGCTCGGGCCCTTCGCCGCCTGGTGGGCGCTCGTCATCGATCGGCCCGCGGTCTTGCTCCAGCTCGCGACCGCGCTGCCGATGATGGCGAAGGGGGCGCTGCAGCACTGCTGCGAGCAGGCCGAGGTGCTGCGCACGGCCATCTCGTCCGCCGAGAGCGACCCGGGGTGGGCGTTCGTGGCGCAGGAGGCGCTGGTCGCCCTGCACGCCGAGGACACGGAGCTGTCGCGGGCGCTGTTGCACCTGGCGGCGACGCTCGAGGACTTCGGCGAGACCTCCGGGCCGAAGCCCGACCTCGAGGTCCTGTGCATCCGGCTCGTGCTCGCGGGTGACCGATTGCAGGCGGCGCTCGCCGATCCGGTGAAGGCGCTGCACGGCGGGGGCGAGGACGCCTTCGATGCGCTGCCGCCGCGCACCACGCAGAATGCGCCGCGCGTGGCTGCGCTCGTGGCCCGGGCCATTCGCGCGCGCGAGCTTTCGATGCTCGACGTGTGGTTCGCCTCGCTCGGGCCCGTGGCGTCCGCGCTGCTCGAGGGGGCCGTGCGGGGCGCGATCCGCAGGACGCCCCCGCCGCCGCCCGCCCCTCGCAAGAAAGAGCCCAAGCTCATCGAGGGGTACGAGCTGATCAAGCCCCTCGGCGAGGGGGGAATCGGGTCGGTGTGGCTCGTGCGCAAGCCGGGGGCCGACCGGCTCTTCGTGCTCAAGATCCCGAAGGCCGACGCGCTCGCGAGCGCCAACGACGACGAGCGCGCCGGGATCCTCGCCTCGTTCGTGGAGGAGGCCAATGCGCTCGCGGGCCTTTACCATCCGAACGTCGCCAACATCATCGATCGGGGCGTGTCGGGCGGGGCGCCCTTTCTGGTGCTCGAGTACCTGATCGGCGCGGATCTGAAGCAATACGCGGCGGCGCGCCTGATGACCCTCTTCGAGCTGCGGCAGGTGGTGCTCGAGGCGTGCGCGGGGCTCGCGGCCCTGCATGGGGCGGGGCTGGTGCATCGGGACATCAAGCCGGCGAACCTCTGGCTGCGCTTGCCGCTCGCGGGCGGGGAGCGGTTCGATCCCCAGAAGCACCGCGATCCGGGGCGTGTTCACCCGCTCGCGACCGTGGTCATCGATTTCGGCATGGTGCGGGCCATCCGCGTGCCTCCGGAGGTCGGGGGGCGCTTCGTGGCGGGCACGCCCGGGTATATCGCGCCGGAGCAGGTGCTCGATCCGGTCGAGCTCGATCCGCGCGCGGACGTCTACTCGCTGGCCGCGACCATCTACAACGTGACCACGGGGCGCTCGTTCTTCGACGAGCTCTCGGGGCGCGAGCGAATCCTCGCGCACATGCGCCTCGACCCCTTCGACGACCCCGAGCGCCTGCGCACGTTCCCCGCCGCGGTGGCGAAGCTCCTGCGGGCCGCCACCACGCGTGACCCGGCCGAGCGCCCTTCCCCGATGGAATTCGGCCGGGAGTTCGCGGCCGCGCTGTGA
- a CDS encoding TenA family protein, which produces MATPLALPRPFAVPPFARACLEHAGVAWSAAFSHPFVTALAAGSLDPQKFRFYQMQDARYLEAFSDACALLSTRTPAPDDKLWFIDAARMALVVEGQLHAGYGRTLGYSAADIAALELTPNNRAYQDHMVSTATRGSLVEGIAAITPCPWLYIDLGQWLNRELGTIDDSHPYAAWLRTYAEPGFNAYMTNLLERLERAAIAAGEAERARAKEAFVVSVRYEWMFWEQAWTGQRWPA; this is translated from the coding sequence ATGGCCACCCCCCTTGCTCTTCCTCGCCCCTTCGCCGTCCCTCCCTTCGCCCGCGCCTGCCTCGAGCACGCGGGCGTCGCCTGGAGCGCCGCCTTCTCGCACCCCTTCGTCACCGCCCTCGCGGCCGGCTCCCTCGATCCGCAGAAGTTCCGCTTCTACCAGATGCAGGACGCCCGCTATCTCGAGGCCTTTTCGGACGCCTGCGCCCTCCTCTCCACCCGCACCCCGGCCCCCGATGACAAGCTCTGGTTCATCGACGCCGCCCGCATGGCCCTCGTCGTCGAGGGGCAGCTCCACGCGGGCTACGGCAGGACCCTCGGCTATTCCGCCGCCGATATCGCCGCCCTCGAGCTCACCCCCAACAACCGCGCCTATCAGGACCACATGGTCTCGACGGCCACGCGCGGCTCGCTCGTCGAGGGCATCGCCGCCATCACGCCCTGCCCGTGGCTCTATATCGACCTCGGCCAATGGCTCAACCGCGAGCTGGGCACCATCGACGATTCCCACCCCTACGCGGCTTGGCTCCGCACCTACGCCGAGCCGGGATTCAACGCGTACATGACGAACCTCCTCGAGCGCCTCGAGCGCGCCGCAATCGCCGCCGGCGAGGCCGAGCGCGCGCGGGCCAAGGAGGCGTTTGTCGTGAGCGTTCGTTACGAGTGGATGTTCTGGGAGCAGGCCTGGACCGGGCAGCGCTGGCCGGCTTGA
- a CDS encoding DEAD/DEAH box helicase, which translates to MSEHPEITPSTDATFASLGFSAPTLAAVEAQGFERPTPIQAQTIPLMLAGRDLVAQAQTGTGKTAAYGLPLVERVDAARAEVQALILCPTRELAVQVSEALYAFGRPRRIRVVPIYGGQPIDRQIRALRAGAQIVAGTPGRLLDHIRRQTLDLTHVRTVVLDEADEMLAMGFVEDIETILRELPAERQTALFSATMPAPIARLSQRYLRDPSRITIAAHARAVPRIRQSYYQVPWSQKTDALFRVLDMEAPGPTIIFCGTKRVTEEVAEHLRGRGCLAEGLHGDLSQRDRDRVLRRFREGRVELLVATDVAARGLDIETVTHVINYDIPTDVESYTHRIGRTGRAGREGDAITLVTPRELRQLQFIARATRAEIKAMRLPSDADIALRRRELLKQSLVDVIEAGGLEPYLGAAMDLMKTHDPAQIAAAALKLLGAREDADGAATPPEVSAGARPEGGMGRLMLTMGRDEGLRPGDLVGAIANETGLPGQAIGAIDILDHHAFVEVPEAKADDVMRALERTTLRGQRVRVEKAPLGAEGDGSPAGRRAAPRMRRGAGGERSGVGHAAAGARPSRRPRVSGKGE; encoded by the coding sequence ATGTCGGAACATCCTGAAATCACCCCGTCTACCGACGCGACCTTCGCCTCGCTCGGGTTCTCCGCCCCCACGCTGGCGGCGGTCGAGGCGCAGGGCTTCGAGCGTCCGACGCCGATCCAGGCGCAGACCATCCCGCTCATGCTCGCGGGGCGTGACCTCGTTGCGCAGGCGCAGACCGGCACGGGCAAGACGGCCGCTTACGGTTTACCGCTCGTCGAGCGCGTCGATGCCGCGCGGGCCGAGGTGCAGGCGCTCATCCTCTGCCCCACGCGCGAGCTGGCCGTGCAGGTCTCCGAGGCCTTGTATGCGTTCGGCCGGCCCCGTCGCATCCGCGTGGTCCCCATTTACGGCGGGCAGCCGATCGACCGTCAGATTCGCGCCCTGCGCGCCGGCGCCCAGATCGTCGCGGGCACGCCCGGGCGGTTGCTCGACCACATCCGCCGGCAAACGCTCGACCTCACCCATGTGCGGACGGTGGTGCTCGACGAGGCCGACGAGATGCTCGCGATGGGCTTCGTGGAGGATATCGAGACCATCCTGCGCGAGCTGCCCGCCGAGCGGCAGACCGCGCTCTTCTCGGCCACGATGCCCGCGCCGATCGCCCGACTCTCACAGCGTTACCTGCGCGATCCGAGCCGCATCACGATCGCGGCCCACGCGCGCGCGGTGCCGCGCATTCGCCAGTCGTATTACCAGGTGCCGTGGTCGCAGAAGACGGACGCGCTCTTCCGTGTGCTCGACATGGAGGCGCCTGGGCCGACGATCATTTTCTGTGGCACCAAGCGCGTCACCGAGGAGGTGGCCGAGCATCTGCGTGGGCGGGGTTGTCTCGCCGAGGGATTGCACGGCGACCTCAGCCAGCGCGACCGCGATCGGGTGTTGCGGCGCTTCCGGGAGGGGCGCGTGGAGCTGCTCGTGGCCACGGACGTGGCCGCTCGCGGGCTCGACATCGAGACGGTGACGCACGTCATCAATTACGACATTCCCACGGATGTCGAGTCGTACACGCATCGGATCGGCCGCACGGGGCGAGCCGGGCGCGAGGGGGACGCGATCACGCTGGTGACGCCGCGCGAGCTGCGGCAGCTCCAGTTCATCGCGCGCGCGACGCGGGCCGAGATCAAGGCGATGCGCCTGCCGAGCGACGCTGACATCGCGCTGCGCCGACGCGAGCTGCTGAAGCAATCGCTCGTGGACGTGATCGAGGCGGGCGGGCTCGAACCTTATCTCGGGGCGGCGATGGATCTGATGAAGACGCACGACCCGGCGCAGATTGCTGCTGCGGCATTGAAGCTGCTCGGGGCGCGTGAAGATGCGGACGGGGCCGCGACGCCGCCCGAGGTATCGGCGGGAGCGCGGCCCGAGGGTGGAATGGGGCGGCTGATGCTGACGATGGGCCGCGACGAGGGGCTGCGTCCTGGGGATCTGGTCGGAGCGATTGCGAACGAGACGGGATTGCCTGGGCAGGCGATCGGGGCAATCGACATCCTCGACCATCACGCGTTCGTCGAGGTGCCGGAGGCAAAGGCGGACGACGTGATGCGCGCGCTCGAGCGCACGACGCTGCGCGGGCAGCGGGTGCGGGTGGAGAAGGCGCCGCTCGGCGCGGAGGGCGACGGGTCGCCTGCGGGGCGCAGGGCAGCGCCGAGGATGCGGCGGGGTGCGGGGGGAGAGCGGTCCGGGGTCGGGCATGCGGCGGCGGGGGCGAGGCCGTCGAGGCGGCCGAGGGTGTCTGGGAAGGGTGAATGA